One Pseudomonas sp. FP1742 genomic window carries:
- a CDS encoding FAD-binding and (Fe-S)-binding domain-containing protein, with protein MSLPATFLRDAQQLIPEARRFDDPLSTLAFGTDASFYRLIPKLVIRVESEDEVVALLKLAQRDHVPVTFRAAGTSLSGQAISDSVLIVLGDNWNGREIRGQGTQIRLQPGVIGAQANAWLAPFGRKIGPDPASINACKIGGIVANNASGMCCGTAQNTYHTLAGIRLVLADGSRLDTEDAASVATFRESHAELLERLATLGRETRANAELAAKIRHKYRLKNTTGLSLNALVDFDEPVDILSHLLVGSEGTLGFISAVTYDTVIDHPNKASALIVFPDVETCCNAVSVLKSQPVSAVELLDRRSLRSVQDKPGMPAFVQQLSANACALLIESRAASSTLLQEQLAQIMASLTGFPVEKQVDFTEDPVENARLWAIRKDTFPAVGAVRKTGTTVIIEDVTFPVEQLAIGVNRLIELFDKHHYDEAILFGHALEGNLHFVFTQGFNSAEEVARYQAFMDDVAQLVAVEFGGSLKAEHGTGRNMAPFVELEWGSDAYQLMWQLKRLLDPNGILNPDVVLSDDPQIHLKHLKPLPAADEIVDKCIECGFCEPVCPSKGLTLSPRQRIVIWRDIQAKKRAGIDTAELEQAYEYQGIDTCAATGLCAQRCPVGINTGELVKKLRGRNATHTKTANWIEGNFATALQGARFTLHVANGARMLLGAPRLAKLSATLTRLSKGQVPQWTDAMPQPEKAIRFSPSVSDERPRVVYLAACVSRVMGPAAGDKEQMSLYDKTRGLLEKAGYQVVFPDNQDSLCCGQPFASKGYAEQAEHKRQELIGALLHASRGGLDPIYCDTSPCTLRLVQDLGDVRLDLYDPVRFIRTHLMDRLDFTPQEAPIAVHVTCSTQHLGESQALIDLARKCSHNVVIPEGIHCCGFAGDKGFTTPELNAHSLRTLKDAVQQCSEGISTSRTCEIGLTQHGGIDYHGLVYLVDRVTRARAFLPNAS; from the coding sequence ATGAGTCTACCGGCGACTTTTCTGCGCGATGCGCAGCAACTGATTCCTGAAGCACGACGTTTCGACGATCCGCTGTCGACCCTGGCCTTCGGCACCGACGCCAGTTTCTATCGGCTGATTCCAAAACTGGTGATCCGCGTCGAGTCCGAAGACGAAGTAGTGGCGCTGCTCAAACTGGCGCAACGGGACCACGTCCCCGTGACCTTCCGTGCCGCCGGCACCAGCCTGTCCGGCCAGGCCATCAGTGACTCGGTGCTGATCGTGCTGGGGGATAATTGGAACGGTCGCGAGATCCGTGGCCAGGGTACGCAAATCCGCCTGCAACCGGGTGTGATCGGCGCCCAGGCCAACGCCTGGCTGGCACCGTTCGGACGCAAGATCGGTCCGGATCCGGCGTCGATCAACGCCTGCAAAATCGGCGGCATCGTCGCCAACAATGCCAGTGGCATGTGCTGCGGCACGGCGCAAAATACTTATCACACCCTGGCCGGGATTCGTCTGGTGCTGGCCGATGGCAGCCGTCTCGATACCGAAGACGCCGCCAGTGTGGCCACGTTCCGGGAGAGCCACGCCGAACTGCTTGAACGTCTGGCGACACTGGGCCGCGAGACCCGCGCCAATGCTGAACTGGCTGCGAAAATTCGCCACAAATACCGTCTGAAAAATACCACCGGGCTGTCACTTAATGCCCTGGTGGACTTCGACGAGCCTGTGGATATCTTGAGCCACTTGCTGGTGGGTTCCGAAGGCACGCTCGGGTTTATCAGCGCGGTGACCTACGACACAGTGATCGATCACCCGAACAAGGCATCGGCGCTGATTGTGTTCCCGGACGTGGAAACCTGCTGCAACGCGGTTTCCGTCCTGAAAAGCCAACCAGTGTCGGCCGTGGAACTGCTGGACCGTCGCAGCCTGCGCTCAGTGCAGGACAAGCCCGGCATGCCGGCTTTCGTACAACAACTGTCGGCTAACGCCTGCGCCCTGCTGATCGAATCCCGCGCGGCCTCTTCCACTTTGCTGCAGGAACAACTGGCGCAGATCATGGCGTCGTTGACCGGCTTTCCGGTAGAGAAACAAGTCGACTTCACCGAAGACCCGGTGGAAAACGCCCGGCTCTGGGCGATCCGCAAAGACACCTTCCCCGCCGTCGGCGCGGTGCGCAAAACCGGCACCACGGTGATCATCGAAGACGTGACCTTCCCGGTGGAACAACTGGCCATCGGCGTGAACCGCTTGATCGAGCTGTTCGACAAACATCACTACGACGAAGCGATCCTTTTCGGACACGCCCTGGAAGGCAATCTGCACTTCGTCTTCACCCAAGGCTTCAACAGCGCGGAAGAAGTCGCACGCTACCAGGCGTTCATGGACGACGTGGCGCAGTTGGTGGCCGTGGAATTCGGCGGTTCGCTGAAGGCCGAACACGGCACCGGTCGCAACATGGCGCCCTTCGTCGAACTGGAATGGGGCAGCGACGCCTACCAGTTGATGTGGCAGCTCAAGCGCCTGCTCGACCCCAACGGCATCCTCAACCCAGACGTGGTGCTCAGCGACGATCCGCAGATCCACCTCAAACATCTGAAACCGTTGCCGGCCGCCGACGAGATTGTGGATAAGTGCATCGAATGCGGTTTCTGCGAACCAGTGTGCCCGTCGAAAGGCCTGACCTTGAGCCCACGTCAGCGCATCGTGATCTGGCGCGACATCCAGGCGAAGAAGCGCGCCGGCATAGACACCGCCGAACTGGAGCAAGCCTACGAATACCAGGGCATCGATACATGCGCCGCCACGGGCCTGTGTGCACAACGTTGCCCTGTAGGCATCAACACCGGCGAGCTGGTGAAAAAGCTCCGTGGCCGTAACGCGACCCATACGAAAACCGCCAACTGGATTGAAGGCAATTTCGCCACTGCGTTGCAAGGCGCGCGCTTCACCCTGCATGTCGCCAACGGTGCGCGGATGCTGTTGGGGGCACCACGCCTGGCAAAACTGTCGGCAACGTTGACGCGCTTATCCAAAGGCCAGGTCCCGCAATGGACCGACGCCATGCCTCAACCGGAAAAGGCCATTCGCTTCAGCCCGAGCGTGTCGGACGAACGCCCTCGGGTGGTGTACCTCGCGGCCTGCGTGTCGCGGGTCATGGGCCCGGCGGCGGGTGATAAAGAGCAAATGTCGCTGTACGACAAAACCCGTGGCCTGCTGGAAAAGGCCGGTTATCAGGTCGTCTTTCCAGACAATCAGGACAGCCTTTGCTGTGGCCAGCCATTCGCCTCCAAGGGCTATGCCGAACAGGCCGAACACAAACGCCAGGAGCTGATCGGCGCACTGCTGCACGCCAGCCGTGGCGGGCTCGACCCGATCTACTGCGACACCAGCCCCTGCACCTTGCGACTGGTTCAGGACCTGGGCGACGTGCGGCTGGACCTGTATGACCCGGTGCGTTTCATTCGTACGCATTTGATGGATCGACTGGACTTCACCCCGCAGGAAGCGCCGATCGCGGTGCATGTCACATGCAGCACTCAGCACCTCGGCGAGAGCCAGGCGTTGATCGATCTGGCGCGCAAGTGCAGTCACAACGTGGTCATTCCGGAAGGCATTCACTGCTGCGGTTTTGCCGGGGACAAGGGCTTTACCACGCCGGAACTGAACGCGCATTCGTTACGCACGCTGAAAGACGCAGTTCAGCAATGCAGCGAAGGGATTTCCACCAGCCGCACTTGTGAGATCGGTCTGACGCAACACGGTGGAATTGACTATCACGGGCTGGTCTACCTGGTGGATCGGGTGACCCGGGCCAGAGCGTTTTTACCCAATGCCAGTTAG
- a CDS encoding lactate utilization protein has translation MSAKQNILAKLRNSLTGTTPVADNFDVELLTEPYTYTPEQRIPQLRKLMEAVHTEIHLTSKEGWPELLAQLLRDRQLPSLLIAPTTPHGQRITEHWAKNPGLPALKAYNRPVEEWKAELFNDTPASLTTTLGAIAATGSLILWPTREEPRLMSLVPPVHFALLKASEIRDNFYQVQQEFEWAQGMPTNALLVSGPSKTADIEQVLAYGAHGPKDLVVLILEDQ, from the coding sequence ATGAGCGCCAAACAAAATATCCTCGCCAAGTTGCGCAACAGTCTGACGGGCACCACACCGGTGGCTGACAACTTCGATGTCGAACTGCTGACCGAGCCCTACACCTACACGCCGGAACAACGCATCCCGCAACTGCGCAAACTGATGGAAGCGGTGCATACCGAAATCCATCTGACGTCCAAGGAAGGCTGGCCCGAATTGCTCGCGCAACTGCTGCGGGATCGCCAGTTGCCGAGCCTGCTGATTGCGCCGACGACGCCCCACGGGCAACGCATCACCGAGCATTGGGCGAAAAATCCTGGCCTGCCAGCGCTCAAAGCCTACAACCGCCCGGTCGAGGAATGGAAAGCCGAGCTGTTCAACGACACCCCGGCCAGCCTGACCACCACCCTCGGTGCGATCGCCGCGACCGGCAGCCTGATTCTCTGGCCGACGCGAGAAGAACCGCGCTTGATGAGCCTGGTGCCGCCAGTGCATTTTGCCCTGCTCAAGGCCAGTGAAATCCGCGACAACTTCTATCAGGTGCAGCAGGAATTCGAATGGGCCCAAGGCATGCCGACCAACGCCTTGCTGGTGTCCGGCCCGTCAAAGACTGCCGACATCGAGCAAGTGCTGGCTTATGGAGCCCACGGCCCGAAAGACTTGGTGGTTCTGATCCTGGAGGACCAATGA
- a CDS encoding LutB/LldF family L-lactate oxidation iron-sulfur protein has translation MSSSTIIPTVAVEEDFRSRAHKALADTQLRNNFRSAMDSLMSKRAASFSDAHEREHLRALGNAVRARALSKLPDLLEQLEQNLTRNGVTVHWAETVDEANGIVLSIIRAHEGRQVIKGKSMVSEEMEMNHVLEAQGIECLESDMGEYIVQLDHEKPSHIIMPAIHKNAGQVASLFHDKLGVEYTKDVDQLIQIGRKVLRQKFFEADIGVSGVNFAVAETGTLLLVENEGNGRMTTTVPPVHIAVTGIEKVVENLRDVVPLLSLLTRSALGIPITTYVNMISGPRKEHELDGPQEVHLVLLDNGRSQAFADSELRQTLNCIRCGACMNHCPVYTRIGGHAYGEVYPGPIGKIITPHMVGLAKVPDHPSASSLCGACGEVCPVKIPIPALLRRLREENVKAPDSPHQVMRGQGSKYSRKERFIWNAWARLNSSPTLYRLFGFFATRLRALTPNNVGPWTQNHSAPKPAARSLHDMTREHLAKQGDR, from the coding sequence ATGAGCAGCTCCACGATTATTCCTACGGTTGCCGTAGAAGAAGATTTCCGCAGCCGGGCTCACAAGGCTTTGGCTGACACGCAACTGCGAAACAACTTTCGCAGCGCGATGGATTCACTGATGAGCAAACGGGCAGCGTCCTTCAGCGATGCCCATGAAAGAGAACATTTGCGAGCGCTGGGTAATGCGGTCCGCGCCCGTGCATTATCCAAGCTGCCCGACCTGCTCGAGCAGCTTGAACAGAACCTGACCCGCAACGGTGTGACAGTGCACTGGGCGGAAACGGTGGACGAAGCCAACGGCATCGTCTTGTCGATCATCCGCGCTCACGAGGGGCGGCAAGTGATCAAGGGCAAATCGATGGTCAGCGAAGAGATGGAGATGAACCATGTCCTCGAGGCTCAAGGCATTGAATGCCTGGAGTCGGACATGGGGGAATACATCGTCCAGCTCGACCACGAGAAGCCTTCACACATCATTATGCCGGCGATCCACAAGAATGCCGGTCAGGTCGCGTCCTTGTTCCACGACAAACTCGGCGTGGAGTACACCAAGGACGTTGACCAACTCATTCAGATCGGTCGCAAGGTCTTGCGGCAGAAATTCTTCGAAGCCGACATTGGCGTCTCCGGCGTCAACTTCGCCGTGGCCGAAACCGGCACCTTGCTGCTGGTGGAAAACGAAGGCAACGGCCGCATGACCACCACGGTGCCGCCAGTGCACATCGCCGTCACCGGCATCGAAAAGGTCGTGGAAAACCTGCGCGACGTGGTCCCACTCCTGTCGCTGCTGACCCGCTCGGCCCTGGGCATCCCGATCACCACCTACGTCAACATGATCTCCGGCCCGCGCAAGGAACATGAACTCGACGGCCCACAGGAAGTGCACCTGGTACTGCTAGACAACGGTCGCAGCCAGGCGTTTGCCGACAGCGAATTGCGCCAGACCCTGAACTGCATCCGCTGCGGCGCCTGTATGAATCATTGCCCGGTCTACACCCGAATCGGCGGCCATGCCTACGGCGAGGTTTACCCTGGGCCTATCGGAAAAATCATCACCCCGCACATGGTCGGCCTGGCGAAAGTCCCCGACCACCCGAGTGCATCTTCGTTGTGCGGCGCCTGCGGTGAAGTCTGCCCGGTAAAAATTCCGATCCCCGCATTACTGCGTCGCCTGCGGGAAGAGAACGTCAAAGCCCCGGACAGCCCCCATCAAGTGATGCGCGGTCAGGGCAGCAAGTACTCGCGCAAAGAACGGTTTATCTGGAACGCCTGGGCCAGGCTCAACAGTTCGCCAACGCTTTATCGCCTGTTCGGCTTCTTCGCCACTCGCCTGCGAGCGCTGACACCGAACAACGTCGGCCCATGGACCCAGAACCACAGCGCACCGAAACCCGCGGCCCGCTCACTGCATGACATGACCCGCGAGCATCTGGCCAAACAGGGGGACCGTTGA
- a CDS encoding (Fe-S)-binding protein: protein MSELFYNAVPNATRVAPPLPEPRQYPSEKPSRVYLFGTCVVDLFYPEAGMDAIHLLEREGIRVEYPQGQSCCGQPAYTSGYTEQARTVARSQLALFAGDYPVVVPSGSCAGMLREHYADLFKDEPQTLQQVQALAARTYELAEFLLFVCKVQLKDSGEPVKVALHTSCSARREMNTHLHGRELLAQLSNVERVDHSHESECCGFGGTFSVRMPDISGAMVADKTRALKESGAHKVLSADCGCLMNINGSLEKQQEALRGQHLASFLWQRTGGAR, encoded by the coding sequence ATGAGCGAGCTTTTTTACAACGCTGTGCCGAACGCGACCCGCGTCGCCCCGCCACTGCCCGAACCTCGGCAATACCCCAGCGAAAAACCGTCACGGGTGTACCTGTTCGGAACCTGCGTGGTGGATCTGTTCTACCCCGAAGCCGGGATGGACGCGATCCACCTGCTGGAACGCGAGGGCATTCGTGTCGAATACCCGCAAGGGCAGAGCTGCTGCGGGCAACCGGCCTACACCTCGGGTTACACCGAACAGGCCCGGACCGTGGCGCGCTCGCAACTGGCGTTGTTTGCCGGGGATTATCCGGTGGTGGTGCCGTCGGGCTCTTGCGCGGGCATGTTGCGCGAACACTATGCCGACCTGTTCAAGGACGAGCCGCAAACGCTGCAACAGGTCCAGGCCCTCGCGGCACGGACTTACGAACTCGCCGAGTTCCTGCTGTTTGTCTGCAAGGTGCAGCTCAAGGACAGCGGCGAACCGGTGAAAGTGGCGCTGCACACGTCGTGCTCGGCACGCCGTGAAATGAACACCCACCTGCATGGCCGTGAGTTGTTGGCGCAGCTGAGCAACGTGGAGCGAGTCGACCACAGCCACGAAAGTGAATGCTGTGGCTTTGGTGGGACTTTCAGCGTCCGTATGCCGGATATTTCCGGTGCGATGGTGGCTGACAAGACCCGTGCGTTGAAGGAATCCGGTGCGCACAAGGTACTCAGTGCCGATTGCGGTTGCCTGATGAACATCAACGGCTCGCTGGAGAAACAACAGGAAGCGTTGCGCGGTCAGCATCTGGCCAGCTTCCTTTGGCAGCGTACCGGAGGTGCCCGATGA
- a CDS encoding lactate permease LctP family transporter, with amino-acid sequence MQTWQQLYSPLGSLGVSALAAVIPIVFFFLALAVFRLKGHVAGSITLALSIAVAIFAFQMPVDMAFAAAGYGFAYGLWPIAWIIVAAVFLYKLTVKSGQFEVIRSSVLSITDDQRLQVLLIGFCFGAFLEGAAGFGAPVAITAALLVGLGFNPLYAAGLCLIANTAPVAFGALGIPIIVAGQVTGIDAFKIGAMTGRQLPLLSLFVPFWLVFMMDGLRGVRETWPAALVAGLSFAITQYFTSNFIGPELPDITSALVSLISLTLFLKIWQPKRAAGAHIVGAVSASVVASAGGFGQPRTTVASPYSLGEIFKAWSPFLILTVLVTIWTLKPFKAMFAAGGSMYGWVFNFAIPHLDQMVIKVAPIVTNPTAIPAVFKLDPVSATGTAIFFSALISMLVLKINLKTSLTTFKETVYELRWPILSIGMVLAFAFVTNYSGMSSTMALVLAATGAAFPFFSPFLGWLGVFLTGSDTSSNALFSSLQATTAHQIGVNDTLLVAANTSGGVTGKMISPQSIAVACAATGLVGKESDLFRFTLKHSLFFATIVGLITLAQAYWFTGMLVH; translated from the coding sequence ATGCAAACCTGGCAACAGCTCTACAGCCCGCTCGGCAGTCTCGGCGTGTCCGCACTCGCGGCCGTCATTCCCATCGTATTTTTCTTCCTGGCTTTGGCCGTGTTCCGGCTCAAAGGCCACGTGGCCGGCAGCATCACCCTGGCGTTGTCCATTGCCGTGGCAATCTTCGCCTTCCAGATGCCGGTCGATATGGCTTTCGCCGCCGCCGGATATGGCTTCGCCTACGGGCTGTGGCCGATTGCGTGGATCATCGTGGCAGCGGTGTTCCTCTACAAACTGACGGTCAAGAGTGGCCAGTTCGAAGTGATCCGCAGCTCGGTGCTGTCGATTACCGATGACCAGCGCCTGCAAGTGCTGCTGATCGGCTTCTGCTTCGGCGCGTTCCTGGAAGGTGCCGCCGGTTTCGGCGCACCGGTAGCGATTACCGCCGCACTGCTGGTTGGACTGGGCTTCAACCCGCTGTACGCCGCCGGCCTGTGCCTGATCGCCAATACCGCGCCGGTGGCTTTTGGCGCACTGGGGATTCCGATCATCGTCGCCGGGCAAGTGACCGGTATCGACGCGTTCAAGATCGGCGCCATGACCGGTCGCCAGCTGCCATTGCTGTCGCTGTTCGTGCCGTTCTGGCTGGTGTTCATGATGGATGGCCTGCGCGGCGTTCGCGAAACCTGGCCAGCTGCGCTGGTGGCCGGCTTGAGCTTTGCCATCACCCAATACTTCACCTCGAACTTCATTGGCCCGGAACTGCCGGACATCACCTCGGCGCTGGTCAGCCTGATTTCCCTGACACTGTTCCTGAAAATCTGGCAGCCAAAACGCGCTGCGGGCGCGCACATCGTCGGTGCCGTCTCGGCGTCCGTGGTCGCCAGCGCCGGCGGTTTCGGCCAACCGCGCACCACCGTGGCGTCACCCTACAGCCTGGGGGAAATTTTCAAAGCCTGGTCGCCGTTCCTGATCCTCACCGTACTGGTCACCATCTGGACGCTGAAACCGTTCAAGGCAATGTTCGCCGCCGGCGGCTCGATGTATGGCTGGGTGTTCAACTTCGCGATCCCGCACCTGGATCAAATGGTGATCAAGGTCGCGCCGATCGTAACCAACCCGACAGCGATTCCGGCGGTGTTCAAACTCGATCCGGTTTCCGCGACCGGCACGGCGATTTTCTTCTCGGCGCTGATCTCGATGCTGGTGCTGAAGATCAACCTCAAAACTAGTCTTACCACTTTTAAAGAGACCGTCTACGAACTGCGCTGGCCGATTTTGTCCATCGGCATGGTGCTGGCCTTCGCCTTCGTCACCAACTACTCGGGCATGTCGTCGACCATGGCCTTGGTACTGGCTGCCACCGGCGCGGCGTTCCCGTTCTTCTCGCCATTCCTCGGTTGGCTCGGCGTCTTCCTGACCGGCTCCGACACCTCGTCCAACGCGCTGTTCAGTTCGCTGCAAGCGACCACCGCGCACCAGATCGGCGTCAACGACACCCTGTTGGTGGCGGCGAACACCAGCGGCGGAGTGACCGGCAAGATGATTTCACCGCAATCGATCGCCGTGGCCTGCGCCGCGACCGGGCTGGTGGGCAAAGAATCGGATCTGTTCCGCTTCACCCTCAAGCACAGCCTATTCTTTGCAACGATTGTCGGCCTGATCACTTTGGCTCAGGCCTACTGGTTCACCGGCATGCTGGTGCACTAA
- a CDS encoding FCD domain-containing protein, which produces MGFDQIRQRRLSDDIVEQLEGMILEGTLKAGERLPAERALAEQFGVSRPSLREAIQKLTAKGLLVSRQGGGNYVVESLGSTFSDPLLHLLESNPEAQRDLLEFRHTLEASCAYYAALRATDVDRERLTAAFDTLQDCYSRHDEVSRAEEGAADANFHLAIAEASHNAVLLHTIRGLFDLLKRNVVTNIGGMYKQRTETRDMLIAQHRELYQAIIEGRAEQAREVSSRHILYVQEVLEEVRQEVQRMARAERRKGM; this is translated from the coding sequence ATGGGGTTTGATCAGATTCGGCAGCGCCGTTTGTCTGACGATATTGTCGAGCAACTCGAGGGGATGATTCTCGAGGGCACCTTGAAGGCTGGCGAACGCCTGCCGGCAGAGCGTGCATTGGCCGAGCAGTTCGGCGTGTCACGCCCTTCGTTGCGCGAAGCGATACAAAAACTGACGGCCAAAGGGCTGCTGGTCAGCCGTCAGGGCGGCGGCAACTATGTGGTGGAATCCCTGGGTTCGACGTTCAGCGATCCACTGCTGCATCTACTGGAAAGTAACCCCGAGGCCCAGCGCGATTTGCTGGAATTTCGCCATACCCTGGAAGCATCCTGCGCTTACTACGCGGCACTGCGCGCCACCGATGTGGATCGCGAGCGGCTGACGGCTGCATTCGACACGTTGCAGGACTGCTATTCGCGCCATGACGAAGTGAGCCGGGCGGAAGAGGGCGCCGCGGACGCAAATTTTCATTTGGCGATTGCCGAAGCCAGTCATAACGCGGTGTTGCTGCACACCATTCGCGGGCTGTTCGATCTGCTCAAGCGCAACGTGGTGACCAACATCGGCGGCATGTACAAACAGCGTACTGAAACCCGTGACATGCTGATCGCGCAGCACCGGGAGTTGTACCAGGCGATTATCGAGGGGCGGGCGGAACAGGCGCGGGAAGTTTCCAGTCGGCACATTTTGTATGTGCAGGAAGTGTTGGAAGAGGTGCGTCAGGAAGTGCAGCGCATGGCTCGGGCGGAGCGGCGCAAGGGGATGTAG
- the smpB gene encoding SsrA-binding protein SmpB has product MAKQKKHPTGTIAQNKKARHDYFIEHKFEAGLVLAGWEVKSLRASKLQLVDSYVLLKDGEAWLLGSHITPLTTASTHVIADPVRTRKLLLNRRELEKLAAAVQQKGYACVCLSWYWSKHMVKCEIALGKGKKEYDKRDTERERDAGRELQRAVRNKGKED; this is encoded by the coding sequence ATGGCTAAACAGAAGAAACACCCAACAGGGACCATCGCGCAAAATAAAAAAGCGCGACACGATTACTTCATCGAGCATAAGTTCGAGGCTGGTCTGGTCCTGGCCGGCTGGGAAGTAAAGAGTCTGCGGGCAAGCAAGCTACAACTGGTTGACAGTTATGTACTGCTCAAGGATGGCGAAGCCTGGCTGCTCGGCAGCCATATCACGCCCCTGACGACCGCCAGCACCCACGTCATTGCCGATCCGGTACGCACCCGAAAGTTGCTGCTCAACCGGCGCGAGCTGGAAAAGCTGGCCGCTGCCGTGCAGCAAAAAGGTTACGCCTGCGTATGCCTGTCCTGGTACTGGAGCAAGCACATGGTCAAGTGCGAGATCGCTCTGGGCAAGGGCAAGAAGGAATACGACAAGCGTGATACCGAACGCGAACGCGACGCCGGTCGTGAATTGCAGCGTGCAGTGCGCAACAAGGGCAAGGAAGACTAG
- a CDS encoding sodium-dependent transporter — protein sequence MSTDKVSVHGSWASRWVFILAATGSAVGLGSIWKFPYMVGVYGGGAFVLMFLACIALIGMPVMLAETLIGRRARQSPANALKVLALEAGHSAKWSWGAFAGMITALLILSFYSVVGGWSLDYIIDMGRGDFQGVTAGEVGAYFGNVIADPWRLTLWHTIFMLLSALVIAKGVVAGLERSLRIMMPLLFVMVVVLLGYSMTTGHFMEGVHFMFDFHPDKVLDGLLPAMGHAFFSLSVGVGSIMIYGAYMPKHSSISGTVVGVALLDTFVSLLAGLALFPIVFAAGLNPSEGPGLMFVSLPFAFGNVAFGQLMGVVFFVLVAIAAWSSAISLLEPMVAYLVERTKISRAWVTFWLAFTCWFVGLGTVFSFNIWKEAKFFVNEGGLFHLYQWGAAGGLDFFGVIDFFTSRIMLPLGGLCFVVFAGWVMGREAVRDELSIRSPVLFALSLFLMRYVAPIGILVVFAAQLWK from the coding sequence ATGTCGACAGACAAGGTTTCTGTCCACGGCAGTTGGGCTAGCCGCTGGGTCTTCATACTCGCCGCGACCGGTTCGGCCGTGGGGCTGGGTAGTATCTGGAAATTCCCTTACATGGTTGGCGTCTACGGTGGCGGAGCCTTCGTGCTGATGTTCCTGGCCTGTATCGCGCTGATCGGTATGCCCGTCATGCTGGCCGAAACCCTGATCGGCCGGCGCGCGCGGCAGAGCCCGGCCAACGCTTTGAAGGTTCTGGCGCTGGAGGCGGGGCATTCGGCGAAGTGGTCCTGGGGCGCATTTGCCGGGATGATCACCGCGTTGCTGATTCTTTCTTTTTATAGTGTGGTCGGCGGTTGGTCGCTGGATTACATCATCGATATGGGTCGTGGTGACTTCCAGGGGGTGACGGCGGGCGAGGTCGGCGCGTATTTCGGCAATGTGATCGCCGATCCATGGCGCCTGACACTTTGGCACACGATTTTCATGCTCCTCTCGGCCCTGGTGATTGCCAAAGGCGTGGTCGCCGGGCTGGAGCGCAGCCTGCGGATCATGATGCCGTTGCTGTTCGTGATGGTGGTTGTCCTGCTGGGTTACAGCATGACCACGGGGCACTTCATGGAAGGCGTGCATTTCATGTTCGACTTCCACCCGGACAAGGTGCTTGATGGCTTGCTTCCGGCCATGGGCCACGCGTTCTTCTCCCTAAGCGTGGGTGTGGGCTCGATCATGATCTACGGCGCCTACATGCCCAAGCATTCATCGATTTCCGGAACCGTCGTCGGTGTGGCGCTGCTCGACACCTTCGTTTCGCTGTTGGCCGGTCTGGCATTGTTTCCGATTGTGTTCGCTGCGGGCCTGAACCCGAGCGAAGGCCCCGGCCTGATGTTTGTCAGCCTGCCATTTGCCTTCGGTAACGTAGCGTTTGGCCAGTTGATGGGCGTAGTGTTCTTCGTACTGGTGGCGATTGCGGCCTGGAGTTCGGCGATTTCCCTGCTCGAGCCGATGGTGGCTTACCTGGTTGAACGCACGAAAATCAGTCGCGCCTGGGTCACCTTCTGGCTGGCATTCACCTGCTGGTTCGTCGGCCTGGGCACCGTGTTTTCCTTCAATATATGGAAGGAGGCGAAATTTTTCGTGAACGAAGGCGGGCTGTTCCATCTCTACCAATGGGGAGCAGCCGGTGGCCTGGACTTCTTTGGGGTGATCGATTTCTTCACCTCGCGGATCATGTTGCCACTCGGTGGTTTGTGTTTCGTGGTGTTTGCGGGCTGGGTGATGGGGCGGGAAGCGGTGCGCGACGAGTTGTCGATCCGTAGCCCTGTGCTGTTCGCCCTGTCCCTGTTCTTGATGCGCTATGTGGCGCCCATCGGCATTCTTGTAGTGTTTGCCGCTCAGCTGTGGAAGTAA
- a CDS encoding type II toxin-antitoxin system RatA family toxin produces the protein MTTHIQRSALLPYPAQALYDLVNDVARYPEFLPWCSSAEVLESSPELMRASVGVAKGGLSQHFVTRNTLVPGRSIEMNLEEGPFSQLHGIWVFKPLGEKACKISLDLSFDYSGPLVRATLGPLFNQAANTLMDAFCQRAKQMHG, from the coding sequence ATGACGACGCACATTCAACGTTCGGCCCTGCTGCCGTATCCGGCGCAAGCGCTTTATGACCTGGTCAACGACGTGGCCCGCTATCCGGAATTCCTGCCGTGGTGCTCGTCGGCTGAAGTTCTGGAAAGCTCCCCTGAGCTTATGCGCGCCAGTGTTGGCGTGGCCAAGGGTGGCCTTAGTCAGCATTTTGTAACGCGTAATACCCTGGTGCCCGGTCGTTCGATCGAGATGAACCTCGAAGAAGGTCCTTTCAGCCAGTTACATGGCATTTGGGTGTTCAAGCCGTTGGGCGAGAAGGCCTGCAAGATCAGTCTGGACTTGTCCTTCGACTATTCGGGGCCGCTGGTCCGTGCAACGTTGGGGCCTTTGTTTAATCAGGCGGCGAATACGTTGATGGACGCATTCTGCCAGCGCGCGAAACAGATGCATGGTTGA